The Rhinopithecus roxellana isolate Shanxi Qingling chromosome 13, ASM756505v1, whole genome shotgun sequence genome contains a region encoding:
- the LOC115892871 gene encoding electron transfer flavoprotein regulatory factor 1-like, producing the protein MKMANSFRGEVLHLYKNLLYLGRDCPKGPHYFKRRLKNIFLKNKDMKNPEKSKELTAQGEFVMKELEALYFVRKYKAMKQRYYSDTNKTN; encoded by the exons ATGAAAATGGCCAACTCTTTCAGAGGAGAAGTATTACATCTTTAT aaaaatctgctgtaTCTTGGACGAGACTGTCCAAAAGGACCACACTATTTTAAAAGGCGTTTGAAGaacattttccttaaaaacaaagacatgaaGAATCCAGAGAAGAGCAAAGAACTTACTGCACAGGGCGAATTTGTAATGAAAGAGCTAGAAGCGTTATACTTCGTTAGGAAATACAAAGCTATGAAACAACGCTATTATTCAGATACCAACAAAACTAATTGA